DNA sequence from the Strigops habroptila isolate Jane chromosome 4, bStrHab1.2.pri, whole genome shotgun sequence genome:
ACCCTGAAGGCAGCAGGTCCCATAAATGCAGCTGGATCTGGAAGCAGAAGCCGAGGAGATGCcactggtgctgctggatgGGGAAAGTGGGTGCAGGGCTGAGGAGCCTGTGGGTTGCTGGAACTTACGCAATGGGCTTCCCACGGATCTCAGCCATGATGGTGCTCTCCCCTCCGAGGTACTCGAAGCACAggctcaggaagctgtagatCACGAAGGCTGGCAAGGGAAGGGCGGACAGGATCAGCAGGGCTGATGGAGATCCGGGAGGGGCTTGGTACATCTCACATTCCTTCCTGCTCAGGTGTTTTGTCATCcaccccagcacctcctcaGCCTTTGGTGGATGGGAGCCCAGCGAgaggagcagcaggtcaaaTCCAAGTGGAGTCAGACGCACAGCACCATGTGTACAGGGTTTGCTGCAGATGCAGCACCTCCTCTCTGCACACACAGTCTGTATGTGCATGTGGCAGCAGTTGGATGTCCCAGCAGCGCTCATGGAGCCAGCCACCATGCACACCCAGACAAGCCCAGGCAGGAGTGCAGTGGCCAGGCACCATCTGCATGGAAAGACCTCGGAATTGCTAAGGGGCAGCACAAGTGGCTGGTGGCCAGCAAGGTGTAGATCCTGAATAGCTCTATTGGGCATCCCCATCACTTATTCTTCACTTACTACTGAAGTAATACACATGCCCACGTCACTCCGCTCCTAAGGGGGTGAGCAACAAGGTGGAAGAGGCCACATGGCCTCAACCATGACAAGCTTCCCCTGCACCTCAAAACACCCTGACTCCCCAGTTTCTTAGGTATGTCTACCTTCTGCTTTAGAGAAGCTGCATTTCTACCCCAAAGGCAGCCAGAAAAGCTTTTTCCCGAGGAGCTTGATACTGGGGTCCCTCTGAGGCTGCAGGTAGGTGTTGGAAAAGCACCAGCTCATATCTGCCTGTGGAGCATCCACTTCCTGCTGCCgatggagaaggaaggggaaaaccTCTGCATGGAGGAAGGGAAGTGAAACAGATGGAGATTTGCCTCCTTATGCAATCCAGAGACAGGTCAGTGGGATGAGAGCCCTGCTTTGCCATCAGCATCCCTGCCAAGGAGAGGCTGCGCTCACCTTCATAGCAGTCGCGCACTGAGTCGAAGTAGACATAGTATTGGTGGCtgccgaggaggaggaggctgagccAGGAGTCGAAGGCATAGATGGGCACGATGAAGAGGATGCGGATGATGTAGCGCTGCTCCTTGGGGATGGTGTAATTCCTCAGGTGTGTGTAGATCTGTAAAGTACCCGGTGTGCAGAGCTGTGGCTACCACTGGTCAGGAGGGGAACCAGAGGTACCCCCAGCCCGCAGGGCTGCAGGATGCTCATCCTGTGTCAGCCCTCCATTGTGGTGAACAGACACACGAGACAGGCTCCATCCCAGTCCCTGGGGCAATCCCTTCCATGCAAACACATGGAAATCAGGTTCCTTCCCTGGGTCTATGCGAGGAGCATGCCTTCCTCTGTGCCAGCCCCcttccagccccatcccagagGCACCAGCTTGCCTTCGGCAGCACCCAAACCCGTGCCCATGGGCAGTTGGTGGTGTGCACCCCAAAGGCACAGACCTGGGGTGCCAGATGAGGAACCCCATTGGGTGTTGCCTCCAGGCAGTGCCGGTGCCCTGCTCTGGCAGCCACCTGGGGAGCAATGGGCAAAGTCCACCCTGCCAAGCTGCCAGCACCACGCTCCGCACAACAGAGATATCCCCTCCGGGCAGCAACAGGAGGAGATATTTATCTGGAGCTGAGTGATTTGCAATTAACTTGGGGGCAATCGATAGTCTGGCCCCTGTGTCAACCCCAAATGCTGAGCCCTGCCTTCACCCCAGCCTGTACCTGGTGGAAGGTGATGATGAGAGCCGACCACACAAAGATGCCAGAGATGACCTGTGCTGCTGTCGTGGTCAGGAAAAGCTGCTGGCTGTCCTGGGAGTCGTTGTGGGCAGCCATGAGCAGGGCaagggctggggatggggaggatgaagccagcctggctgctgtgctgtgctgtgtgctgggccCCAGGGTGCCAGGCTCCGTGGAAGAGGGCAAGGCACGTGTGGCATTACTCATCTGCATGGAGGGAGAGGCAAAGGGAGAGGCAGGACTGAGGTGAGCTGGTGAGGGGGAAGGTCCCAGCACATTTCCCAGCCCGCACAGTGTGGACAAACCTCCTGTGAGGTTTATCTTCTCCCTAGGGTTTTTTCCAGCGTGTCCGTCACCCAAACCAGCCCATTCACGATGGTTGGGTCTGCTTCTCCCAgcaggaaaatgcaaatgtcCTTCAAGAGCAGGAGGTGTATGCAAAGACAGTGcccccaaaacacacatttctccttcccagccttGCTTCTTGTTTTCTCAGGGGTCACTATCCCACTCAAAGGGGAAAGACCTGCCTACATTTGTGCCCCTGTGAGTTCAGGCTTGTTGCTCAAGACCCTTTTCCATCAGGAACCAGAGACTTAAGGGTTAAACTCATCCCTCACCCATGATAATAAGGAGTCCCTTATCGACTAGCAATCTGGACACTAATGTTCTCCTCCTTGGGAGCCTGGAAAACACAAGTACACCTGTGATCCCCCCCTAATTTAACTCTATTCATCATGCATGGCCTGATGGAGGCAAAGTCCAAGGCTGCCCAAGGAGCCAGATGTTTGATATCACCCAGGTTGTTTGGCCAGCCCTGGCCATTTTGGGATCGTGGGGGTCTTGATGTGCTGGCAATGCCAACTCTGAGACCTGAAGGGCAGAGCCAGTGGTCCCTCCGGCACCAAACTGAGCACCAGGGAGCAAGCCTGCcgtgctgcaggcagagctgctgccctttggggatgctgcagtgctCCAGCATCTCCCCGGCAGGTCTGTCTTCCTCGAAGCATTGCCCCAAGGCACGGAGCATTCCCAGCACAGAGAGTGGCTGGGGCATAAGGGCACCGTGTACCCTGCGGCTCCGGACAGCAAGGACCAGCCTAATAATACCCTCTTATTTATAGGGCAGCTTCATATCTCAAGGCCAACAGATGCGCAAACTACCATGTTTGGCCTCTGTTTCTGCTAAtctgcagaaagctgcttcttcccaaGTACAACAatagtggtttaaaaaaaacccaaccaaaaccaacaacctgTGAGCAGAGCTCTAACTATAGAGATGCTTCTCGGTGTATTCATAAACAATGATTTTAGCTGCTGGGTAACAACCGCCCGGAGGTAAAACCATAAGCATGAACTGGTGAGAAGCAAGGAAATATTTGCGTATCTGAGTAGTAGGGAGTGACCTTGGTCCAtttaagcacagaaaacaaaccaaagcaagagCTCGCCCTGTGGCTTCCTCTGCTGCCCTCTTCCTGAACCCCAGCCTCACAGGAGAGGAAACTCAGCTGGTGTCAGATCAACAGCCCTAAAAATACCTTCCCCCCTGCTCCGCCTGGCAGGAGCCGCCTGTAAGCGGAGATGCCCGGGGCAGTGGCGAGCTGGCGAGGAACCAGGAGCTCACCCGCAGTACCTGCGAGCGGGGAAGCACGGCCGGagatggatgcatggatgggTGGAAGGAGAGTGCACGGAGGAGGCAGCGGGATCCAGGTCTCTTCCTCCCTGCGCCCGTCCCGCGgccctgcctctgccagcaggaagaagggagagcCGGGCAGGGATCTGGTCTTTGGTCAGACCATGACGCTGCCGGACCTGCCTTGTAAACATTAACAGGAGGATGGAGATAGCTCACGGCATGGGGAGGGAGGTGAGAGCTCAGCTGTGCCCCGCTCCCCATCACTCCTCGTGCTTCTTGggggctgccctgctgctggctggggccATAGGCTGGATTTGGCCACGctttcatagagtcatagaatcacggactggtttgggttggaaaggaccttaagctcatccagttccaaccccctgccatgggcagggacacctcacactagaccatgtcacccaaggctctgtccagcctggccttgaacactgccagggatggagcattcacaacttctttgggcaacctgttccagcgcctcaccaccctcacagtaaagaacttcttccttatatccaacctgaacttcccctgttttaagtttgaaccctCTGCCAGAACATCTTGATAGGGAAGGATCCAGCTCACTTCCCAGAACACAGTGGAGAGCCGTGCTCATTGCTAGACCCATTTACTCTGTTTTTAACCCAGCACTGTGCCACAGGTGCCTGGCCCAAGACATCCCAACCCCTATTAGCTTTCCCAGCCATGGCAGTAGGAGCACAGTGGCTCCAGCAGCCGGTCCTGGCAGGCTCCCCGACATTGTCACACTCTGAACGTGGCAGAGCAAGTCATTAAACACAAAAGCCTCGGTGCCGCTTGGAGACAGGGTTCCCAGCTCCACAGGTAATTAGATCCCGGCCATGCAAGGTGGCTGGGCAATTCAATGCAGTTAGAGGGACATTTGCTTCCAAAACAAAGGCGGCGAGGAGACAGAGAACAGTATTAGCAGCAAAACTCAGCTTCTCAGTTCCAGTGCCACATACAGTCTGGGTGTTTTCAGACAGCTTGCAGGTACCTGCCACGTCTACCTGTTACGCTCTCTCTATGGAATATTAGAGCTGCTAAGTGAGCACGGAGCAGAAAAACTGAGCAGTGAAACCTGCTTTCGGGGCTTTTTCTTTGCCAGGGATTCCCCTCCATTCACAGGCTGCCAGAGCATCACATCCTTCCCATGTCCTGAAGCACCCAGGACAAATCCCCACCTCGTCCccgtggggctggggcagtcagaaaggaaagccaaacccccaaatccccccacCAGTGcctgtgcagtgctggctgtgTGCCGCAGTAAGGGGGGAGAGATCCCTAAACCCCATCCTGGTGATGGGATCACCCACATCcaggctcagccctgccagCGCAGGAGACATGTCTTTCCTCCTGATTGCTTTCAGATAACACCAGGGCATGGGGGTTATTTCCCCGCCCACCCTCTCCATACCACCCCCAAGGCCACCCCAGAGGAAGAACCTATAGCATATAGCTATAAACTGAGGCAGGGCAGCATCAATCCCTCCTTAAGGAGATCCCAGAGCAGTGGGTGCCGCACACATGCAGCGCTCTTGCCCTGCTGGTCCCATGGATGGCTGGGGCAACCTCTGCTCTGCGCCAGGTTACCCCCGGCTGCTGCTCACCCCCTTCCCAGGACCCCACTCACCCTGCGGGGCTGCTCCAGGAGCGGGCCTGGCTGCCGGGCACCTGCATCCGCATCCCCTGCGCCCTCCTCCAGCGGCTCGGTGGAGACTCCTCCTCCGGGcaccttcccagccctgcctgctggcagctcaccctgcctgcaccccgcAGCCGGAGCGGCAGGTCGGAAAAGCCACCCAACTTACCTTTCCAGTCTGCCATGCTCGGCACCCAACCCGGAAAGCAAACACGGATGGAAAGCCATGGTGCAGCCTGACACcactgcccccagccccacacatgtCCTGCGGGGCAAAGGCAGGTTATATTGCAATTGGGAATTAATCCTCACCTAGACGAAAGCATCGGCAGACCTGTGATTGCTTTTTGGGGCAGGCTTTCCCCCTGGTTTactgcagagcaaagctgaaGGACCAGTTGCACATGGTCTAATTTATCACCCGTGGAAAGGCAGCAAGATATGTCTGTCCTGGTTCCAAGCACCAAATTGGAGCTTTCAGATAAAGCACCCATGGGACCAGCACGGCAAGAGcgctgcatgtgtgtgtgtcaccCACTCCTCCGGACAGGCTTTAAGGAGAGATCGATGCTGCTCTGCCTCAATTTATAGCTATGTGCTATAGATCCTTCCTCCTGGGTGGCCTTGGGGGTGATATGGAGAGGGTGGGCAGGGAAATAACCCCCATGCCCTGGTGTTATCTGAAAGCCaatttttagctgaaaaaaCCCTTTCTTTACTTGCCATCCTGTGCAGACCTGGTGGCACACAGAGCCACGAAATGGAGGTGGTTAACTCATGGTTGGCTTTTAGGTAGTAGCACTTGGGTCTGTGGGGCATAGTGGTGGTTTGCCACTATGCCCCACATAGTATCACCATGGTGGAAGATGCAATTTACATTCAATTTGCTAATGAATGTATGGTTTGCACATGTTGCTGAAGCTGTGGACACCATAAGAGGGCCAGGATTTGGGAAATACGTTGAATTTAGTGTTGGGAAAGAATTCCTACTAACAAACCAGCATCGCCATTAACAAATTCCACATGCCTCTCTCAGCCTTCCtagacaaataaaaaagcataaatgagGGAAAATGTGGAGTTCTGACAGATGCAAATCTTTGATTCTTGGAAGCACGGtttggaaaagtatttttagatgAAATTTCTTGTGAAGGGCAGCTGCAAGCCTGCTGTGTCTGAATGTACTTTTAAAGTTCCATTTCTCATAATCCCTTCACTACTGTAAATGACTTCAGAGGAAACAGTCCTTTCGAAAtccactttctgcttttctacttggaggggattttttttagcAACAGAAACATCCCAGCAGCTGGATCTGCGTGGGGCAGGCAGAGGCTCTGGGCTGATTCTGCCTGACCAACAGGTCCTAACGCAGCACAGGCCTTCCCTGCCCCGAATCCAATGGCCTCTGTCTGCTCTGCCAATAAGTGACAAAAGGCTGTAACAGCTCACTTAACAATTTACTACTTGGTGTTATTTGTTACAACAAGAGGTAAAACCAAATGTGTTTTCAAGCAAAGCCTGGCTATTAAGCATTGCATCAACTCGTATGACTTCActgaatgcttttatttcaacagaCTTGGGAGAAACACCCCTGTGTAACCCCTCCAAAACCCTTCTGTCCCCATGTCTCCTATGACAGATGCTTCAGGAGAGGGACAGCTCATTGCAAGTGGTCCAACCGAGGTATGTGCTGCCTCTCTGATGTGCTGGTACCACGTAACCCATAAGCAGCTGTTATTTGTCTTCTTCTCACCACTAAATTGGGCTCCTGTCTTCCACCCTGACGTCAGCTTTCATGAAATTTGCAGAGCGTAATTATCTGCCTCTCTTTAAAACCAGAGTGAAAGTGGAAAATGGATTCAGACTGCATCAGGAAAGGGACTGACACAAGGACAAAAGCAGTCATATAGGACtcatttccttaaaaacagGCAAGAAAACCTTTCCTATTATGCAACTGCTGTTGATTTGTTACAGGCTTGTATTTCAACTGAAGCAATTTTCagagagcaaaaaagaaaacaggtaaaaTTAGATTTGTCAGTGTTTCTTTTATTCACCCTGCACTGGGTGTTCCCCCTCTGCGGTGCAGCGTAGCTCCAGAGCTTGGCATCCATTGCTCCTTAGGATACAAACGCAGAGCCACGCCACTTCCCAAATATACATCCCACCCAACATGATTAAAATAACACTTCTCTTGTATGTTGAGACAATTGCCCTCGTCTCATCACTGACTGTATGGACTGCAAACCTGTCACAgtaacaaaacccacaaatgtTCTACACAGTAGAGAAAAATTCATGAAATTCCTCAGTTCgtccaaaaccagcacaaagacattccatcattttcatttcttgtcCTTTTAAATAGGTGGTGATGAGTCACAGACTCAAGATCATTTCCTTGAATCCAGATGGCACAACTTCACCACACTTGGCAACTTCGGATCACTTCCCGTAGAGCTTGTATTCCTTCCATGGTCTTGTCCTTTAAAGCCATGGCGAGAAGAACGGGTTTGTTCCCAGCTTCCTGAGACACGAATGCCACCAGGTTTTTGGCACAAACATGAACGAGGggctgaaaagcaaaggcaCACAGATGTACTCTCTCACAGCTGGGAGAGCTCTCCTGCATGAGCTGGGAGAGTCCTGCAGTGATATGGAATGTGTTGAGAACCTGTTGATatatccctggcagtgttcaaggccgggttggacagggcttggagcaacctgctctagtggaaggtgtccctgcctgtgacagggggttagaactggatgagctttaaggtctgttcaacccaaaccagtctgggattctatgattctatgatactggGCTCAGACTGAGCGTGCAGTTTGCTGAGAGGTTCCAACATGATTGGGAACAGACATGCAGTTTGGCTGGTCAGAGAAGCCAAAGTATGGGCCCACTTTAGGAAGAGTTTGGACACAAGTGACAGCCACCCAAACCACTCTGAAACAACTGAACTGGAGCTGCACTTTAATCGAGTTCTGCACCAGTCCGGATATCTTCAGAAGCTGGTACAGAGAAGCTTTCCTTCCACTAATCCTCCCACCCTAACCATCAATTTCCTTCCACTAATCCTCCCACCTACCAAATATCAAATTATATGAAACGCCATGGATCAAAATGCCTCTGCTTCCATCAGAGCCAGATTCTGAAGCAGTCTCCAAGTAtagtttttgtttaaaaacttgTTGCTGACAAAGGGATGTTGACATGCAAGCTCTGGGAAAACCCTTACTTTTGCAATTCCTAAAGACCCCAAAATGGAGTTTTTTAGTCTTTTACAGCATGTGTAAAAGACatgttggttttgatttgaattttaatagaataatgaaaaacagaactaaGTAGTGAGTctgaaggagggaagaagaggcGTATTATCTTCTTAACAAGGTttctttaacaagaaaaaaacaagaataGAATACCACAGACTATctcagttggaagggacctacaacaatTACCTAGTACAAACgcctgaccaattcagggctgaccaaaagttaaaggACGTTACTAAGGGCACTGTCCAAATACCTCCTAAACAGTGACAGGCTTAGGGCATcgaccacctctctaggaaggCCTGTTCCACTGTTTGACCAtcctcttggt
Encoded proteins:
- the TMEM184A gene encoding transmembrane protein 184A isoform X1; translation: MCVLGALSLHTPPALEGHLHFPAGRSRPNHREWAGLGDGHAGKNPREKINLTGGLSTLCGLGNVLGPSPSPAHLSPASPFASPSMQMSNATRALPSSTEPGTLGPSTQHSTAARLASSSPSPALALLMAAHNDSQDSQQLFLTTTAAQVISGIFVWSALIITFHQIYTHLRNYTIPKEQRYIIRILFIVPIYAFDSWLSLLLLGSHQYYVYFDSVRDCYEAFVIYSFLSLCFEYLGGESTIMAEIRGKPIASSCIYGTCCLQGMSYSIGFLRFCKQATLQFCIVKPLMAIVTIILQAFGKYHDGDFNVQSGYLYITIIYNFSVSLALYALFLFYFATMDLLRPFKPVLKFITIKAVIFLSFWQGTLLAILEKCGVIPEVQIIDGKEVGAGTVAAGYQNFIICIEMFFASIALRYAFTCQVYREKKENSTANLAPMQSISSGLKETISPQDIVQDAIHNFSPTYQQYTQQSMQEAEHKAPGENGHVASKADGTSSRKSKNIEKRVLILSDEEL